The genomic interval ATCTGTTCGTGCCCTGGCTGCACGGCGACCCGCGGGCGATCGGCGACCTGCCGCTGGCGCACCCGTCCGGCAAGCACTGGCTGGGTACGACGGGTCTCGGTCAGGACGTGTACGCCGAACTGATCTACAGCACCCGCGAGTCACTCGTGATCGCGGTGGTCGCCGGTGCCGGCGCCACCATCCTGTCCGTCCTGATCGGGGTCTCGGCCGCCTACCTCGGCGGGTTCGCCGACGACAGCCTGTCGATGCTCACGGACATCTTCCTGGTGCTCCCGACGTTCCCGCTGATCATCGTGCTGGCGACGTACGCCGGTAAGGGCAACCTGACCGTGATCATCATCGTGCTGATCCTGACCGGGTGGTCGTACGGCGCCCGGCAGATGCGGGCGCAGGCGTTGTCGCTGCGAAACCGGGACTTCCTCGAGTCGGCCCGGGTCCGGGGCGAGCGGTCGTCGTACATCATCGTGGTCGAGGTGCTGCCGACGATGACCTCGCTGATCGT from Kribbella sp. NBC_00709 carries:
- a CDS encoding ABC transporter permease; this encodes MSAIVTGAAAPATTATRRPRGGLLRAILHNRKAMVGAGLLVLFILLAAFPHLFVPWLHGDPRAIGDLPLAHPSGKHWLGTTGLGQDVYAELIYSTRESLVIAVVAGAGATILSVLIGVSAAYLGGFADDSLSMLTDIFLVLPTFPLIIVLATYAGKGNLTVIIIVLILTGWSYGARQMRAQALSLRNRDFLESARVRGERSSYIIVVEVLPTMTSLIVANFLGAALYSVLTAAGLQFLGLGDPNSLSWGTMLYWAQNQGALVNGLPAWALSPGLAVALLGVSFALLNYAFDEISNPALRPVRRRRARSAS